The Lemur catta isolate mLemCat1 chromosome 17, mLemCat1.pri, whole genome shotgun sequence genome segment GCACTCCCAAGGCCGGCTGAGTCAAACATAGCCATGGGGTGCCTGCTCTGCCCAGGACAACTATGCTTAGTATTATGTGACCCTCCTCCCAGATCACAGAATTGGGTTAGGGGCAGGTGACCGGAGGTATGAAGTGAAAAGGTGTGCTGGGCCTGGCATTTGGGAACTGGAAGGAGTGACAGAGGCGATTTGGACAGAGGAAGTGGCAGAGGGCTGAAAACACAGACAAAAGCTGGAGAGGCCTCCGGGGCACAGGGGAGCATGGACTGCATTCTAAACTGGTGCAAAAATGGCAAAGTCAAGGTGAGGCAGCTGCCTGGTGGGAGAAGCCACAGATGTGGACAAGAGCTTCTGTACTTGGCAGGGGAAGGACAGAGGTAGAATCCTGTGCCCTGGGGAGCTGGCAGGGGCAGGGATCCACACCCTCAGCTTCACTGGGAGGCCACTGGGGCCTCTCTCTGTGCCTAGGGGCAAGGCTGGCGACCCTGCCTCAGCTCCTTGCAGAAATCTGAGGAGAGGAACCACAGGAGTGGGCTCAGAGCCTACCCACTGCATGTGGGGTCCCTCCTCCAGCTCCAAGGGCATCGCTGGAGATGGGCTCCTGGCAGCCGGTAGCAGCACCAGGCCAGGCCGGCCCCagggagcagaggcagcaggaagcTAAGGAGCATGGCTGGCAGGAAGGCGTCACGGCCTGCGGAGGACAGGGTGGGCTGAGTCCTGGGCAGGTGCATCAACCTggccccacctgcctgcctgcccctgaTTGGCTCACTTTCAAGCTGCACAGGGCTGCTGTCCAAGCTGCCACCAAAGCCCGGCTTGTCACAGAAGGGTGGAGCCCAGCCTGGAGCACAGTGGCAGTTATGGTTGCTATTACAAACCtgcagaggagaagagaagggaaggagggtcgaGTAGGATCAGGGAGCCCACCCCTTGGGCTACTCACCCCATGGCCGTGGCAGGTGGTCAGGCAGCGCTCCAGCTCCTGGAAGGTCGTGTTCTGGCAGCGCCTGTCCTGGCACACCTGTGGGCAGGCAGCACTGGGCAGTGACGGGGCACTCTGGCCTGTGGCACTCAAGTGGCAAggagggggcaggtgggcagggctcaCCATTCTAGGTCCACACTGCGTGCCCGGCTCTACAAGGCCCATGTCAAGGAGGTCCAGCTGGGCAGCATGGAGTACAAGGACTCCCCGGCAAGTCACCTCGCTGCCGTCTAGGTGAATGGTGGAGTCCACCGGCACCGTGTATGGTACAAGTGGGCTCTGCTCTCCACCCTGGCACTGCAGCTTCCCACACGGAGTATCCCTGGGGACGAAGTGGGGGTTGGTCACAGCCTGCAGTGTCCCCCCTTTTTCCTCACTGCCCAGCTTCTGCTCCCTCCGTTCCACTCCCCACCTCTGTGCACAAGGCACGAAGTGGCCCTCACTGTCCTGGCCACAGTTCCCATGAGCGTCTCCTGCACAGTTCACCAGCTGGAAACAGGCCTCCGGGGCCGGGCGGGAACCTGAGGAAGCATGGGCTGAGCTGGGGGCagcccaggcaggcaggggctgtgaTCCCGCGGGCCTCAGTTCCCCCTGCCCCTCTTCCCACAGGGGAAAACCGGAGGATGGGGGCAGGGTGCAAGGGCACTCCTGTCCTCTCACCAGGGCCCCAGAGCTGCTGGCACTGCTGCTCAAGCGTGGGACACGCGCCATCCCTGCAGTAGCCACGGCCCCTGGCGCAGGGCGAGCCGTCTAGTAGATAAATGTCCCGGGGGCAATTGGGGGAGGCGCCCGTGCAGAACTCAGGAAGGTCACAGTCCCCTGCAGCCTGGCGGCACAGCACACCTGTTGGCTTCAGCTGTGCAGGTGACCCGGAGCGGTGCGAGGAGGACAAAGAGACAATGGACAGTGAGAGATTCACTCCCAGAGCGCGTCTCAGAGGTGGGGGAGCTGGGCCGCAGGGCCCAGTGGACCCACGCACAGAGCAGAGCCAGCACCCAGCAGGGAGACCGGAGGTCTCCAATCAGCCAAGGCCACCACAGGCCGACTCCCAAGCGCCCGCAGCCCTCACCACAAGCCTTCCATGCCCTCACCAGGCAGCGCGTGCAGCAGTCCCCGTGGGCACACTGGGCCCCCGCGCGCAGAGAGCAATTGTGAGAGAAGCAGCAGAGGTCCCAGCACTCCTGCAGCCAGAAAGGCGAGGGGGGACCACGTGAGGGCGCTGTGCCCCAGACCTCCGGGCAGAGGGCGAGCGGGGACCCTCCTCGGACCTCCGGGCCCCAGCAAGCCCACCTGACCTGGCTGGGGCCGCAGTCGCACTCCTCGCCGGCCTCCACGAAGCCGTTCCCGCAGCGCGCCGGCGGCACCAGCAGCCCGGGCTCCGGGGCATTGAAGAGGCACGCGCCGCCCCCCTTGCGGAAGAAGGCGCGCAGCTGGCGGCGGCTGCAGGCGCTGAACACGCGCGGGAACGGGTGCCTACGGACGCGGGGAGGGCGTCGGGCGTGCGGGGACCGCCCCCGAAACCCCGCTCGTCTCTGATCCCCACCCCTGGGCGTGGCCACACAGCCTCTAGATGCGCCGGCGCCGCCTGAGCGGCGGGAGGCTCGAATGCTCCAGAGGAGCAGTGACTGGCGAAAAGTCACACGGAGAGGCGGGAGGGTGTGACGCCAAAAGTCGGCAGCCCAGGACCCAAGGTGGACCAGCGACCCAGCGGTGCAACTCCCGAGGTAGGAGTAACCTTGATAGGTTGTTCGGAAAATAATCTGCATACTCTTGAGAATCCACTTTACGGCGTTCCCTCCGTTTAAGCCTCATAAACGAGCCTAAGATCGGATACTgctatcatcatccccatttcacagaagaggaaactgagagatAACCAGAGAAACACAGCCGAGGGGGCCCCCCGGGTCCAGCGGCGGGTCCCCGCATCCCCCGCCCCGCGCGTACCCCGTGGCCGCCGCCATCACGCAGCCGCCCTGCTCGGCCGCGGCCTCCACGCAGCAGCCGTCGGGGTCGTGGCTGAGGCCCAGGCTGTGGCCTATCTCGTGGGCCACGGTGGCTGCGGCGCCAATGGGGAGCTCCGAGTGGTCCTGGGAGGGCGCGGGGCGCGGTCAGTGCGGGCGGCGAGCCCTCCCCCTTGGCTCCGTCCCCGGCCCGCGGGCTCACCGTGCTCACGCCTCCGGAGCTCTCGGCGCGGCACATGCCCTCGACGGGCGCCAGTCCCACGGTGTCGCCCCGGAAGGCGCGGCCCCTGCGGGCGGAGCGCGGAGTGACCGGGCGGGGTCGGGAGTCGAGGCCGCCCGGCCCGGGACCCGCGTGCGGGTCAGAGGCACGCACGTGAGCAGCTGCGCCGAGTCGTGTGGCCGCCGCGCCCACAGCCCCCGGCGCCACTGCAGGAAGGCCCAGAGCGTGGCGTTGGCGTCCGGCGTGACGCGGCTGCGGTCCCTCTCGGTCCACACTTCCAGGCCGCTCAGCACCACCTGAATGTCCAGAGTCCTGAGGATCTGTGGGCGGGAGGGGCTGAAGCCGGGGCCAGGCGCCCCGCCGAGCGTGGGCTCCTGCGCGGGGGcgcccctctcctctccctgagCCCGCCGCTGCCGCGTCACCCGCGttcctgctctctcctccccacccccaacctggtCCACATAGTTGGCGACCTCCAGGAGACGCTGTTTGGTGCGGTTCAGGTTCCTTTGCTGGGTCAAGAACTGGGAGGGCAGAAAGACCGTGGCGTGAGGGGCTGAGCTGGCCCATCCCGGACCCGCCGCCCGCCTGGGGTCTCCCCTCACCAGGGTGTGGTCAGCCACTAGGTACAGCTCCAGGTACCTCGGGCTCCTGCCGGCCTCACGCCTGTCCTGCGCAGGGGCAGATGGAGACCCTGAGTCGCAGGCTGCTGGGCTGAGCCCTCACCACCAACCCCAATTCTCAGAGAgaacagttttaaaatgttattagaaCTTGTTTCTTCAGCCTTGGATAAAAGTATCTGTCCAGAAGGGGGAACTAGGAATTCCTGTCTCTTAGGATTTGGAGGGCTATGGATACTgccttcccactcccaccccgtGCAAGCCCCTGACCCTGCTCTGCGGAGCACGAGGAAGGCTGGCCATGCCCCTTTTGTCCCCAGGGTCCCTGTGGCCACAGTGCCCTTTCCAGGTAAGCAGCTGCTCAGTCCGGAAGATCTTGTGCGTTGAGGAGTCCTTGGAGTCCCCAGGTGGCAGGGGGCGCAGATAATAGCTGGCATTGCTGCTGAGCGCGATGAGGCCGCTAGGGTGCAGAGGGCCAGAGGGCTGTGAGGGagctcctccccatccccaggccagcccctcccccagaaCTCCTCACCTCATCCCAGAGCAGGTGCTGAGGACCACCCAAGAAGCAGGGAAGCCCCTCACTCGCCCATGGTAGTGGCAATGATCCTGGAGAGAAAGACACCCAGCCCCAAGTCTCAGCCAGGGCTGAagcgggaggggcaggagggagggtttGGTGGGGGGGCTGGCTCCAACCTCTCCCTAGGAACAGAAGCAGGAAAGTGGGGTAGGAATGGAGGGGGTGCATCCCCCAGCACCCCTCACCCTGACCTCAGAGCCCACAGGGGTATCTCACCGTATGGCTGGGGACCAGCACCACCGGCTGCCCATCTGGGCTGTAGTGGGTTTCTGTGTATCCAGGGGCCAGCAGCCTGCTGGGAGGGAGTGTTACAGGAATCACCTAagcagccctgcctcctccaggatgCCTTCCAGCCTTCCTCCCCGATGCTAATTGAGCAGCTCTGTGAGTGAGGCACCAAGGGTGTGCCCTAGGGAAGGAGCTCTGTGTCTCGCTCAGCTCAGAAACACTTTGAGCTGGAAGGAGACAGGTGAAGGTCAGGAAGGAGCCATGGTGATGGCCTAGGTggtgggggtgaggctggggggGAAGTATGGGAGGCACCAGGGAGGAGCAGAGCTAGGGGAAGGGTTTGTGGTCCCTGTGGGGCCTGCAGCAGCGTCAGGAGGGAGGATTCAAGGGGCACTGCTGAGGGGCGGGACTTGCAGCCAAGGAAGTGTGGTGAGCCCCGATTACCCTGCCTGTGGCCTGCCCTTGTCTGGTCAACCCTCTGGCTCCTCCCACCACAGATCCTTTAAATTATCTCCGCAGGCCCCTAGACCCCACGTGCCTCCCACCTGTCATTCAATGATGCCCACCCCCTGCTTCCAGAGAAAACAGAATCCCTGCCTGCCCACACCTGCTCCTGCAATGCCCACCTGAGCAGggatcccctcccccaccttctccAGACCCCGCTTGAGTAATGACCCCATCTTCCAGCTCCATCTCACCAGGATCCTTCCCACTGGGACAGATCAACCATTAATCAATCtctcttctttaaagaaaatcatgaaCCAGCCTCACCTTGGCCTCTTTACCTCCAGACCACCCCCCAAACCTGTAACACCTGCTTCTCTACCTCCCTGTCATTCCTCACCTGCTCCAGCTCTGCTCCCCCACTGCACACACTCATGCCACCTTAGGAGGTAGGTGATGTGATCACCCCGTTGAAAGGGTAGGGGCATCGAACCCCAGAGAAACAGTGGTTAGGCATGATGGACCTAGAGTTTGTTCCTGGTCCACCTGACTCCATGGGGAGAATGAAATACATGTgtagtgcttagaacagtgcctgcgaTGAAACAAGCACTTGGTAAGCGGCACTATTGATAATATGGTCTGACAGCTTCAAAATCCCATACTCCATCTTAGACACCACTTGACCCAGCCCAGGGCTCTAGCCTGAGCACAGCTCTGCCTGTTCACTCACTAGCTCAGCGTCTTTGGCTCTACACCATCCAGGACCCTCAGCACTAAAATGGCCTTCTATGATCTGGCCCTACTGGGACCCCCCAGATTCATTtcccctgctcccttccctggGGTGGAAACCTTCCAGGCAAGCTAGACAAATTCTCACCCCCAATATAGTCGGCGCCCATTTGTCCCTGCCGTTCCCTCAGCCTGGAGTGCCGTCCCATTGTTGGAATCTCCTCTGGGATTCTTTTAACTTGGCATATCCCGCAAAAGGGAGCTGACAAATGCTCCTGGGGTTGGGACGAGGGATGTACCCACAGCAGGGGTGACCCAGCCTCAGCTGTCCACTTCAGCCTCCAGGGGGCCAGCGGCAGGCCTGCATGACTCTCTCTGCCACTTGCACCCCTCCTGGGGCCCTCTCCCCTTCAGCTTCCCTCACCGGTCCATGTCAGTCCCTGCACCCCAGCACCAACCCCCTCCAGGGAGGTCTGTCCTgggctcccagccccaccccagcctggcacTCACTGCTTCTTCTCCAGCTCAAGCACCAGCTCCTGGCCTTCAGCCTCCAAGGCCACCAGCCCCAAGTCTGGCTTCGAGACCTGTGCGAGAAGGAGTGCAGGGTTGGGATGCATGTGCCTCCAGGCTCCTGTCTGCCAGGGAGCTGGCAAGGAAGTTCGTGGGGAGAACATGGGCTAGGGCAGGGACAGCAGCCCCTACCATGTGTCATGGAGGGGTGCGGGGGAGAGAGCATGCAGATAGAGGTGTTCCCAAACTCAGGATGTTTGTCATTCTGAAAACAACGGCTTGAAAGTGCCAAAGCAGAGTCCAACAGGTGCACGCGACATCCTCCCCAGAGACTGCGGTCCCAGAAAGGTGCCCTGCCTTGTCCATGGTGACTGGGCCCTACCCTGGCCTGCCCTCTTCTTTCAGGCCCAGAAGGGGCTTGCAAGGCAGGGAAGCAGCGGGGTCCTGAGGACACCATGGGGGCATTGGGCAGCCACAGCTTGGGtgtcttcccagcctctggcagctgGGGCTTATTTCTATATCTCGCTGCCCCGCATTCCCTAGGGAACTCGCTGCACTTGATCCCTCTGCCTCAGATTCCGGGGAACTGCCCCCTCCAGTAGCTTTCCTCGGCCTCCCGAAACCCCCTTCCCAGCAGCTTCACTGAGCTCCGGCAGGAAATATGGACCCCATCCCCGGCCAAGAGGAGGTGCCAGATCTCGGCCTGCTGTCAGGGGCTGTGGAGACCCCCATGCGCCCCTTGTCTACTCAGCCTGGCTGGGAGCCCAGAGTCGGAGCGGCCCGGGAGCTTCCTGGAAGGCTGCTGTGTCTTTGGAATGTCTTCTCCACCCTAGGCCCTCCCCTTTTATCCCAAAATGCACTGGGCTGGGACCCTGGCCAAGGGGCTCAGAGTCTTGGGGGCGGCCCTTCCTCCACAGGTGGGGAGCAGACAGCCCTTGCCTCCCCAGCCACAGGCCCCACAAGGCCCCAAGCATGAGCTCATGTGGCTGGAATGCCACTTGCTTTATTGGGGAAAGGTCTGCGCTGGGACAAAGGCAGTGGCCCAGATGGGAGACCACACTCGAGGCCCCTGTCCCCCTGCAGACCCTGCTGTCTTCCCTTCTTGCCCTCCTGTTGTCCTTGCCCCTCAATATGTACCCCATCCCATCTAGAAGTGTGAGTGTTTCCTGCCTGTTGGAGGGGACACTGCCTCTACTCTGTGTCCTGTCCGTGTCTTCCTGGGGGTAGAGGCCCccagtgggggaggcagggccacTCTGGGATTGCCCTCGTGGTCATGGCTCAGGCCAGAGGGAGAGCGAGCCCACAGTCGGAGTGATCCCAGTGTGTGCCCAGCCTTCCCTCTGCTGGGGATGTGGGGGAAACAATCTCAAAGCTCGTGGGCCAGTGCTCCGCCAGTTGAAAGGGGGCTCTGAGGGTCTGTGGGTCCCCAGGGAGTTTGGGAGCTGCTGGGCCTCTGGGAGCCTCCCAGCCTCATGACAGTGCTTTCCTGTCTTCCCCTCACTGGTCTTGGACAGTGGGGCTGTCCTCTCTTGCCTGGAAATCCAGAACAAAGAGGGCTCTCCAGGCTTGGCAAGGGGTTTGGCCAATGTTTGAAAGTCTTCCAGCCCCAGGACCCCGGGCTAAAGAGCTATGTGACCGTGGGCGATTTCCCCatcctctctgggcttcagtttgcCCCTCTGTGAAATGGGCCTATTGAAGTCACTGGCTTCTTAGTTTGCAGCACAGATGTTGTGGCACAAACAGATGGGGTGTGACTATTCTAGAAGCATGTGATAGGCAGGAGTTGAGAAGAGGCCAGGGCAGATCGTCCTGGAGAAGCAAAATGGGGTGGGCTTACATCTGGGGGGCACCAATAAAGTGACCACTGTCCCCGTGCCCAGAAGTGGAGTCTGCATTAGTCAGTGAGGCTGAAGTTTCAGGGCCCTGAGTGGCAGGGCCCTGAGAAGGACAGCAATGTGTCCACAGGGAGGGTCCCATGTTCTGGGAAACTTTGCAAAAGGAAGATATTTTGGTGCTTTCTTAGAGAGGCTCCTGAAAAGCTTCAGACCCCACAAACCCTGGACTCCTTtgcctggtgggggtgggggtagccCGGATAAtccagggaggaagggaaaggggggAGGTGGGGTGAAGGACACCGAAAATGACTTCCATGTGTGCAGGCTCACATGATCTAGATGTCCAGCTCCCCACATCCCTCACCTGCCAACCCAGAGGGGCCTAAAGGAGTTGTGACACAGTGGTTCTGGAAATCCCAGCAAAACCACCATGCTGCAATTTAGGGAGGGGCAAAAGGCCTGGGAGGCCCGGGTGATGTAACACTGACCCGCTCCTCCGGGGTGACCATGTGCCAGCGTTGTCCATCCAGGACCCAGTGGGGGATGACTGGTTTTCCAGGGGTGTTTCCTGTGGTGAGGACAGAGCACAGGGTGAAGGGGACATGAGGGACATGGGGAGTGGGGGACAGCAGGGAGGAACGGGAAGCCTTGAGGGACAGACTCCATCCTCAGTGCTTGTAGGCTCAGCCTGGAGAAGGGTGGGCACCCATGGGGCATCTTTGGAACTGAGGAGCCACCAGGGAGGTGGcagaagagagacagaggagcCTGGGAAGGGACAGTTCAGCTGGGGATGCAGGAGCCACCTGACCTTTGGGAGAGGGCAGGCTTGGGGTCAGAGTTCACAGAAAAGAGGCCAAGGCCCCCAgtgcagaggggaagggaagagggaggcagcCTCGGTATTTTTAGACTGGGCAGCAAATGCCTTTAGGATGAGAGATCCGTGAAGAGAGGATGACTGTGTCTCCCCACCAGCTGAGAAAAACAACAGCCAGATGTCTTGGGAGGTCCACCTTGCCCAGAGCTCCCCTGGGGTCTTCTTCCGGGTGGCAGGGTTCCCTGGACCCTGGCCCAGAAGTCCCCCTGACCATGTCTTCAAGATGAGGCTGGAGGATGTGCTTCCAGGCCAGGTCGGGCCGGGTGTGCCTAAGGGGGCTCTAGGAGGAATCCCAGAGCCAAGCATTACTCAGAGGGCGCCTGGAACCCTGGAACGCTCCCCTGGAATGCTCCTGGCCCAGCAGCTCTCAGCAGCCCTGCCCCGAAGGCGCCTGctgccagccctccctcccctctgggaCTCAGTCCCTCTGCAAGCCCAGCTCCCAGAACAGACAGCCCCCGGGGccacccagccctggcccccgACCCTGCCCAGGCTGATGGTTGCCATGCTGCTGGGTCACCCagctccttttttcttctctcccagaCTGGTGCCTCGGAGTCAAAGCCCTGGGATGGCAGCAGTTGCAGGAGCCCCTTCCCCGCCAAAGCGCTCCTTGACTGGCTGAGCGAGTTGCCATCAGGCAGACCCTGGGAAAGGAGGCTGAAGGGGCCGGTGTGGGGAGGGGtctgagtggggctggggggaggagggggaggtctCTCAGCCCAGAGAGGACTTAACTCGGGGTGGAGAGCCCGGCCTTGCTGGTTCCAGGCCTGTAAGGGTGGGGAGAGGCAAGGGTGGGCccgtgtgggggtggggtgggtgttCTCCACTGGCACCCTGATGAGGAAGAGGCAGGCAGAGCCGGCTCTGGTGACTGGGTGGATGGGAGTGGAAACCTAGGGAGCCCCTCTCTCCCAGGGGTCCCATcaccctccctggccccaggctTGCGCTCTGAGGGGAGTGAGCCAGGGAATGCCTAGGGTCTTTCCCCAAGGCATGAGTACTGTCATCCCTCCCCCTTGGGGGAACGGAGCAGGACCCTGTACCTGTCAGGTCCTCAGCACAGTTCTGTGGACGCCACAGCCCCCAggctgccccacccagccctttGTGCCTCCTCCGTGGTtaccctccctgtcccctggccAGGCACTTGATGTACAGGACTCGATAATCCTCCCACCCACTTGCCGAGGCTGCTGTTTCCAGCCCATCTGACAGAGGGTTTGCAGAGGTTACATGCAAGAGACCGAGCTGCAGTCATCCCAGGGCACTGCTAAACAGgcaccttctgtttggagaagtCCTTCTCTATCTAACCAAACAAGGCAACAATATAAACAATATACACACTGCCCCAAGGtccggggaggagggagggaggggtgagctGTGAGACCACAGCTAGTTCTGCAGAGCTGAGGGCAGAACTTGGGGGGGACCAGCGGGCATgggggcttccaggaggagggaaCCCCGCCAAGCCCTAAGCGGTGGCGGTACAggggccggcgggggcggggaagTGGTGAGAGCGCGAATCCAGgctcagggccaggcctgggcaaaGGCTGAGAGCGGAAGGGTCGGTGCCCCGAGACTTTGCAGGTGGCGCGGTGGCAGCCGGGCAGAGTATGGGCCAGTCCAGCCCCGAGGCTAGCCCAGGCACAGTTGAGCGTCTCT includes the following:
- the ADAM33 gene encoding disintegrin and metalloproteinase domain-containing protein 33 isoform X2, whose translation is MGRGSRRARGSPVLLLLLLWPVPGAGVLPGNTPGKPVIPHWVLDGQRWHMVTPEERVSKPDLGLVALEAEGQELVLELEKKQLLAPGYTETHYSPDGQPVVLVPSHTDHCHYHGRVRGFPASWVVLSTCSGMSGLIALSSNASYYLRPLPPGDSKDSSTHKIFRTEQLLTWKGHCGHRDPGDKRGMASLPRAPQSRDRREAGRSPRYLELYLVADHTLFLTQQRNLNRTKQRLLEVANYVDQVGGGEERAGTRVTRQRRAQGEERGAPAQEPTLGGAPGPGFSPSRPQILRTLDIQVVLSGLEVWTERDRSRVTPDANATLWAFLQWRRGLWARRPHDSAQLLTGRAFRGDTVGLAPVEGMCRAESSGGVSTVSPRAGDGAKGEGSPPALTAPRALPGPLGAPHWRRSHRGPRDRPQPGPQPRPRRLLRGGRGRAGRLRDGGGHGAPVPARVQRLQPPPAARLLPQGGRRVPLQCPGARAAGAAGALRERLRGGRRGVRLRPQPGQECWDLCCFSHNCSLRAGAQCAHGDCCTRCLLKPTGVLCRQAAGDCDLPEFCTGASPNCPRDIYLLDGSPCARGRGYCRDGACPTLEQQCQQLWGPGSRPAPEACFQLVNCAGDAHGNCGQDSEGHFVPCAQRDTPCGKLQCQGGEQSPLVPYTVPVDSTIHLDGSEVTCRGVLVLHAAQLDLLDMGLVEPGTQCGPRMVCQDRRCQNTTFQELERCLTTCHGHGVCNSNHNCHCAPGWAPPFCDKPGFGGSLDSSPVQLESRDAFLPAMLLSFLLPLLPGAGLAWCCYRLPGAHLQRCPWSWRRDPTCSGDHPLGSVHPMELGPTATREPWPLASILHHCSQTLRTLLEPNSLLEKPGPHSPTGAPSRSSPETKILPLVRGGS
- the ADAM33 gene encoding disintegrin and metalloproteinase domain-containing protein 33 isoform X1 gives rise to the protein MGRGSRRARGSPVLLLLLLWPVPGAGVLPGNTPGKPVIPHWVLDGQRWHMVTPEERVSKPDLGLVALEAEGQELVLELEKKHRLLAPGYTETHYSPDGQPVVLVPSHTDHCHYHGRVRGFPASWVVLSTCSGMSGLIALSSNASYYLRPLPPGDSKDSSTHKIFRTEQLLTWKGHCGHRDPGDKRGMASLPRAPQSRDRREAGRSPRYLELYLVADHTLFLTQQRNLNRTKQRLLEVANYVDQVGGGEERAGTRVTRQRRAQGEERGAPAQEPTLGGAPGPGFSPSRPQILRTLDIQVVLSGLEVWTERDRSRVTPDANATLWAFLQWRRGLWARRPHDSAQLLTGRAFRGDTVGLAPVEGMCRAESSGGVSTVSPRAGDGAKGEGSPPALTAPRALPGPLGAPHWRRSHRGPRDRPQPGPQPRPRRLLRGGRGRAGRLRDGGGHGAPVPARVQRLQPPPAARLLPQGGRRVPLQCPGARAAGAAGALRERLRGGRRGVRLRPQPGQECWDLCCFSHNCSLRAGAQCAHGDCCTRCLLKPTGVLCRQAAGDCDLPEFCTGASPNCPRDIYLLDGSPCARGRGYCRDGACPTLEQQCQQLWGPGSRPAPEACFQLVNCAGDAHGNCGQDSEGHFVPCAQRDTPCGKLQCQGGEQSPLVPYTVPVDSTIHLDGSEVTCRGVLVLHAAQLDLLDMGLVEPGTQCGPRMVCQDRRCQNTTFQELERCLTTCHGHGVCNSNHNCHCAPGWAPPFCDKPGFGGSLDSSPVQLESRDAFLPAMLLSFLLPLLPGAGLAWCCYRLPGAHLQRCPWSWRRDPTCSGDHPLGSVHPMELGPTATREPWPLASILHHCSQTLRTLLEPNSLLEKPGPHSPTGAPSRSSPETKILPLVRGGS
- the ADAM33 gene encoding disintegrin and metalloproteinase domain-containing protein 33 isoform X12 produces the protein MGRGSRRARGSPVLLLLLLWPVPGAGVLPGNTPGKPVIPHWVLDGQRWHMVTPEERVSKPDLGLVALEAEGQELVLELEKKHRLLAPGYTETHYSPDGQPVVLVPSHTDHCHYHGRVRGFPASWVVLSTCSGMSGLIALSSNASYYLRPLPPGDSKDSSTHKIFRTEQLLTWKGHCGHRDPGDKRGMASLPRAPQSRDRREAGRSPRYLELYLVADHTLFLTQQRNLNRTKQRLLEVANYVDQVGGGEERAGTRVTRQRRAQGEERGAPAQEPTLGGAPGPGFSPSRPQILRTLDIQVVLSGLEVWTERDRSRVTPDANATLWAFLQWRRGLWARRPHDSAQLLTGRAFRGDTVGLAPVEGMCRAESSGGVSTVSPRAGDGAKGEGSPPALTAPRALPGPLGAPHWRRSHRGPRDRPQPGPQPRPRRLLRGGRGRAGRLRDGGGHGAPVPARVQRLQPPPAARLLPQGGRRVPLQCPGARAAGAAGALRERLRGGRRGVRLRPQPGQECWDLCCFSHNCSLRAGAQCAHGDCCTRCLLKPTGVLCRQAAGDCDLPEFCTGASPNCPRDIYLLDGSPCARGRGYCRDGACPTLEQQCQQLWGPGSRPAPEACFQLVNCAGDAHGNCGQDSEGHFVPCAQRDTPCGKLQCQGGEQSPLVPYTVPVDSTIHLDGSEVTCRGVLVLHAAQLDLLDMGLVEPGTQCGPRMVCQDRRCQNTTFQELERCLTTCHGHGGPPPGQCSPHGVGPHSHQRALAPGIHPPPLLPDPENPAGTQQPP